CAGCATTATGTTCTGCCTGCTGTCTTATAAGATCTGTATCTAGAACTTCACAAATTTGATTTTGAATCCTGTTTGCTCCAGGagtcaggaaggaaagaagaatctaaagtaggaaaaagaaaaagaaagcgttaccaataaaaaacaaaccacacactgaagtaaaattttaatattaatgtcAACAACTGTATTTAGCTGACCAGCTATAACAAGACTGAACATTATCTAAGGTAGCAGGAGAAACGGACTGTTAAAAGGATCACAGTACAGTTCTGCAAAAATCCTCAGAGCCAGTAAGCCAGAAAGCATGTCAACAATGAGACTCTTTCAAAAACTAGGAGGCTGCcctgtaaaataaacatttaccAACTTAAAATTTTGAAAGACTTAGTATTGTGCCATGATTGAACCTTTGTATGCTCCCTTGTGTGACAAACAAAGTCTATTTGGGCAGGTGCAGTCATGTTTATACTCCTGTTCATGCCCCAAGCTCACACTGTGTTGCTACAAAGAGGCTAGTAGAGATGTGAAGCTTTGAGAGAAGAGCTGACTTGCAACTAACCATCATGCAATGAAAGCTGAGTGGACATGCCACTGTGTGTTCATGGACATCTTCATGATTAATAGAAATAGACACATATTTGCAGTTCTGAATAATCATGGTTTCACCTTCGAAGAAAGAACTTGAGGGTGTTTGCTTGACTGAGTTAGCAGACCCTTCAGTGAAGTAAGGGACTCTTGAGACCTAAGCTGACAAAACAATACTGGGGCACAGGGGAAAGAAGATCATTACCTCCTTAATTTCCTCAAAAAGCTTGATAGCATGTTCATATTCCGGAGGATCTTCATTCAGTTCTGATTCCAAATGATCCCAAAATGCCTTGTGTACAATTTGTTTCACTGTGCCTGCAAAGCTGTGGAATAAGTCAATTAGATACAGAAAAGACTCCCAACTAGTGTTCATCCTTGGTAAAAGTGTTAGGTGAAACTGAGAGACTGATCATTTGTTGGGAAGCACACACCACCTCACCACCGATTGTGCCCTGCAACCGTATCTTTCTTGGGCTGTGGATCATCAGCTCCCAAAATGCGGTCTAGACTGACGAGTCTTTCCTGAAACACCTGTATTTTATAAAGTGCTGCTGGCAACTCAGATATAGGTAAAGAGATattacctttcctttttccttagtGAATTTGTATTCATTGTCCTAACCTGGTATGTTAGCTACTAGCTTTCTCAAAAACTATTGTGTCATGTAACAAATTATCAGTCAAGGGACTTGAGCAATTAAAAGCCTGTTTGCTTTTTATGTAAGTTTTCTCAAAGTAAAGATCAGGTCATTTTTAAATTAGACATGTCTGTAAGCAGGAACATTTTAGCTACCTTCTAGGGAAGTTCCTCTAGATCCTACTCACTTCCTCTAGATCTCCAGGCATTTTTGCAACTGTTCTGGGCTAGCTAATTACAGCTACGTTCATGATAAGCTCTATCTTTATGGCACCAATGAGCTACTACATATGACTGCAGAGGCGGCCACCATTTCATCTTTTCCACAGGGCTTGGAACTGCACAGAACAGACTGATACCCATCTCCACTATGTGCATTCACATTGTATTAGCCTTTTATCTTCCACATGACATTTAAGACAGAGCAACATGCTCCAAAGACAGTATATCAGCTCAGCTGGACTGCAACACTTGTTCCAAGCAAAACAGCTTTGACAGTGACTCCTGGAGATGCAGGATAAAGATCTGTAGCCTTTCAAGatgctttggtttgggtttttttgttatttttttttttttaatttgctgctccgttcatttctcctctcttcccaacCCCAATGCTGCTTTTTGCAAGATTCAGGCTCTTACCTGTTCTGTGGGAAGTCTTCATGTTTTatgcaaaaatttgcatttactgcaaTTTCATGAGCTAGAGTCAAGTCTGTCAAATTTTTTGCAGCTGCCATCAGTTCATCAAACGTAATAACCTTGGGAGGGCTTGCTGCTGGAACAAACAAGATCAATTCAAGCCAAATATCTATAGTTCATAAGtgtaattgaaaaatattaaaatttagaaattttaCAGCTTGCTAGTACTCTAGAAGAAACAACCTAGGATTACCAGGTCTTTATATCTTCTTAAAACACTAACTCAGGAAACTCCCAGCTTAtcaggggtgtgtgtgagtgtaaCACCACACAAGCCTCAAAACGTTTTGAAGAGCAATTTAATATTTCTACATTTTAACTaagatatctttttttcctttaaaacaggaTCTTGCATTCCACAAATTTCCTATTGATTGTTCTGTAAAATCCACCAGACCAAAAGCGTGGGCAATAACAGATACCAGATGTCCATTATAATTTGAGCACATAATGGCTATATtaggttttattaatttatttgtacaGGTTTTATTGCCTGTAGAGAAGGTTATGAAGTTACTGACTTGAGAACCCCCCACTTATGTTCCATAACAGATCCATCGTAAGTTACACTCCCTTTTTACAAATGAGCATTAACAACATAACAGAAACTCTACATTGGAAAGCAAGAGTAAATTCCCAAGGTTTCTAAACCCACAAATTCTGTCATTTAATTTAGTATTTGGAATTAAGCCTTTGACAACTGGTAATAAAAAAGAGCCAGCTGCCAATTGCAGCTCCACTAACAAGCTTGTTTTAACGTAAGCCTTCACTTACATAGACACTAAAAAGTATGCATGGTCTGAGAATCCTTACAGGCATGATGCACATCCTAACCAAGGTTTTATTTAGCATTACTCAAAACACCTTCCTTGTGCAagtgtgtgttttctgtttgatCCTAATatttatgacagaaaaaaaaatgtgggttcAAGATTAATTTCATGTAACTTCATATAGTATTATAAATCTCTTAAGttacagatttaatttttaagcGTATGTGGAGCAAACAGAAGAAACCCACCCTTTGCACAAAGCCATATCTGCTTGAGTGGGAGACTGCTACCAACATCAAGATTAGCTCAAGATTAGGATGTCCATGGTGGCACACTTTTCTTACACTGTCTGAAGGGAAGGAGTGCACAGGGAGACCCCCACGGATACAGCTGCTGGTGGTGTTCCACACACAAGGAGATGCGCTGcttcacagcagagagaaagccatgcctttCTCTTAATACTCTTAAACAGAGATTCAGAATCCCAGGTTCTACCCataacagcaaagagaaatgagATAAGTTAGCCTTATCTGTCTATGTACGGTGCAGGTAAGGTTGAAATAGGCTTACACGCTGGGGAACTGGGTTTGCTTGAAGAATCGCTGTTGAAGCTCTGTCTTGAATATTCAGAGTCGCTAGAAGAAGCTGTGCTTTCAGAGAGGCGTGAAGAATCTGAATCACTGCTCTGGTCATCATTGAGAGGCATTCTGATTCACTTTAGCTGCTACAGTAAACAATACCTGGAAAGACAAATACACACCACACAAAACCAGCACTTACtatcttttttttgttcatttctcaAAAGACAAATATGGATCCTTATACTGTAAATCAAGAACAATTAGCTGCCTTTCCTAAAAAGGTGTTACAGAAAGGATCTGGGTTGACATGCAAATTTATACAGTTATTAACAAGCCACACCTGTTCTGCAAGAAAGTTCTGCTGTTTCATACCTTAATGTTGTATTAGAGACAGTCTGCAAATTGgctatattgaaaaaataaaagactacCCACAGTAACCCCTGAAGTTGCTTCTTGTCAAAATTTTGGAAGTTCTCAACAACCATAAAGGTATCTTATGATGTTACCATCCCTCACCCGACCTCACCAAGAAGTGGTATTTAGCAATTAGCTTCCTTCCACAAACAGACTGCACTGAGTATAACAACTCTGAAGCAACCATAGAAGTTGCTGGGGGAGAATAGGCAAATAATTCAGAATACTACATTTCTGACAGGGTGTAGCTAGAAGTCTGGCCTGCTACTTTAGGCGTGTCTCTGCTCAGAATCAGATCAACAATGGCATAGACCCAAAAAATACTCCTCCTAGGGGTGAGGGTGAATGGGTTTTCTGTTTTAAGTCAAACGATAACTCTGAGCCTCTAACATCACATTCAGCTTACATGACAAGTAGCACTGAGAAGCATCATGCTTCATAGTGCTTCTGTCTACATAAAGAAACTGCCTCCCAGGCAGATAATCTGCAACTGCAGAGAATTTGGGCAGCTGCATAGTGCAATAGAGATGATTAGTAGTTGTATGACAGGAAGTGAAAAGTATGTTCATAATCATATTAAAATGAGAAACTGGAAGTCAGCCATAATTACTACCAAAGGAATTTGGCCCAGATACCAAAAATAGCTGTCCATCTTTGATTATGGCCACGGAGCATTCTGCAGTAGCCTTTATGAAGAGACACAGCCAACAACGCTTTCCATCAGCAAATTTAAGAAAGATGACTTCATTTACGATTAAACTGCATCAACTTCAGCAGGCAAAGAATACTCTGCAACTGATGAACTTGGGAAAAGCCACTTTCAGCAGCAAAAGGATGATCTTTGTGTCTATTTATGTGAATCAACATATTGTTGGGACAAAAGGCAGACAAAAGCGAGTAAGAGTGAAGATTTCTTTACACTGGCACCTAGTTACAGCTTAGGAGTGTTTGATTTTTTGGGTACCAGCTCATCCTAAATAGGCCTTTATAACTTGATGATGTATTAACTGATGGCTACTCCTCTGTTAATTGAGATGATTAACATTTGTTAACTATATGTttactcctcctgctcctctcccaagAGGAAAGAGAATGTATTTGAGTGCCTTATTTATGTAAtgttttatgctgctttttgTGAAAAGAATTAATCATATCAGCAAAAACACAGCTGACAGTTTGTTACCTTACTGGAGAAGCCAGTAAGAGAGACTTTTGATCAGGATATAGAGGTCATGGGTTCAAGACTTACAGTGTTAGTCATGATCATTAACATCGTAACTCTTTATTAGAACACCAATTTTGTAATTTCTaacaagcaactgaaaaaaaaacccagatgtttAAAACAGCATTGACTAAACAAGACTGAGAGTTGCAAGAAAACCTAGAAAACCAGAAGGCTGAGATATTTTTGACTTGGAAATTGTATTTGTCTGAGTTACAATTAGAAATGAGTCACTAGTTAATGTTACGCAAGACACTAAAACTATTTATTCGATTCAGATCTGTATTACAGATCTCAAAGCTAGTGCTAACTAGAAAGTAGTTGTGACAAGTAACCTAACCTAACTGTAGAACGTGCTCCAGGTTTTTGATGTGGAACCGCTCACTTAAATACAGTAACCCTACAGAGCCTGCAAAGCTTATATTACTCTCCCACTATTGTTTCTGGATCAGCATCAGAACACTATTTCCAGGCTTTAGTCATGTATAAAACTCctttatttatacataaataaCTAACCTCCAAAAGGTTAACGTTGCATGTGGTCCATTGAAAGACTTGATTAATGTTGTTAGCGGTGTACTGGCCCAAAAGATCTTGTAAATCACTCGCCTAGTACAAGTACTTCAAGATGTGTCTATTGCTTCCGTCTAGGTGTTAAGAACATGGAAGAAGTtaaaagaccattaaaaaaaacaaagttctcACACAATTTATACATCATCATTTCAAGAACTTCCTCTTAACTGTCAGTAcagtaattttaataaatattcaaattTGTAAGTATTCATATATTCAGATTGCAAGGTGCTCCTGACAGCAAGAACTAAACCAGCCATGGAGGCAAGTCAGCATTGTCATTTTCTACCCTAATCTTGATTCCCCAAAAGACCAAATCAttaaagtggaaattaaaattctaTATACATCAGGTCTTTACATACAAATCTTTACACACAGCGAAGGATCTTTCGGCAATAAATACTTGCATTTCAAAGAGACTCATGACATATTTTGATGTAGCGAGACCATACCTGTTCCTACAATACATGCACATATGGAAAGCAGAGCTGTCAGTAGAGCGCTTCAGGCTTAGTTTAGAAGTTTCAACAACGTAACAAGAGATGACACACTGAAAAAACACTGCAATCTTTACCACAGTAAATATGTTTCCTAGTAGGAGGCCTCAGATGGAATGGTAAGGAAGAACGGGTGCATTCCGCGGATTCAGAACACTATTGCTAAATTCTAAGTTTAAAAGATAAACAAGGCAGCAAGCACATCAAAGTGAACATACGTGAATACACAAGCAGAATCTCGATATGCCATCTACAATTTTTAAATATGCTGCCCGACAGCTAAAGAGCTTAGAGAAAAGTACATTCATTGAGCACATCAAAGGGAAGTACCAaccaaaaaaaggtttttctaaTTAGTTACAATAGACAACCAAGTTACTTGGTCCTTTCTTTACAGCATACACTGGAAGAGCTGCTTTTCCCTTATGCTTTTGTAGGCAGCATAGAGCTTCTCATAAATTACTAAAGGCCAAGTTCACGTGTAATTTTAAGTTTAGATTAATATAATGtccaagtaaaaatatttcagaaagccCTTTAGGCTTCCAAGATCTCTTTGTAACTCACCATCTTGAGTAGACAATACCATCTTCTTATTTTTTGCATTGTTCATTAAGTATTACATATTAGGCTTTTAATACACAGCTTAATATCCTACTTATTCTATTAAAGGGTCAGCCTGTGGTTACAGCCTGCCTTACTCTTCCTGCGTTAAAAAGGACTGACGTATACTGTTATATTAGGTTGGATACCTTCACAGTGGGCTTCAATaaagtttgctttctttcaatCAGTACTATTttgcagggctttttttaaatgatgaactCTAAACGGCAGACCAAGATAAATATATATTCTAAATGTACAAACACCAAGATTCCAGGGCAGAACTAAATTATCACAGTTTCTGCTGCTATTTAGATTATTCTTTTTTAGTAAAGATGCAATGAATACAACACTGGAGAAGCATAAAGACATCTTGGTCTTATACGGCCACCACATCACCCAACTTGATCATTCACTTAGAACTAATTGAGATTGCAAGATCAGATTAGTTTCAGAGAGCACAAACATGCTTTTTATTCCTGAAGGCTCCCTTTCTAAGTTATTTTATGAAGcacctggagaaaagaaaaaaaaaagctcggaagttgttggggtttttttcccccttcagataCCATCTTCAAGAGAAGTTTTTccacagctctgctttgttcAAATAAGTCCCTCCATCCACACTCACTTTTTAAGTGCTCTGTCCAGTTCTACCACTACAAATGTCTTAACTTTGTGTATTCTACTGGGCTTACATCCTTATTTTCTTCAAGCTGGCACCGACAGAATCTCGTCGGGGCTCGAGTTTCCCTTTCACTGACCCCACCTTTGCCAGCACTCGGGGcacaggagcagaaaagggcCTTTGTTAGAAGAGTTACAGAATTTCCTCACGCCTCACTTTTGACAGCTTTGTAGCCGACATTCCTCCCCTCCAGCCTTCTAGCTCCGCGGCTCTTCCCCTCCACCTATAGGCTCCGAAATAAGTGGGGGATGAGTGCGCGTCCCCACGGCTCTGCGTGCGGGACACCCGGGGCTGCCACACTCTCCTCGGCCATGCTGGGGGACGCGGCCCCAGCCCGGGGAGGCCCTTCCCGCTCGCCCCCccagcggggcgcgggggggagcggcaccgccgcccccggctcctcctcttcctcccatctGTTTCGCTGCCCGTCTCCTCCCCCGACCCCATGTTTTTAACAGTTACCAGAGGCAGGAGTTTGGCACCCGCCGACCAAAACAAACAGCGTTTCCAAGGACAGGCccggaggggtggggaggaagggagaaggagaagagagggggaggggggtaacactctccctgccagcccccggcgctgcccgcctgCGAGAGTCCCGGCCCCGCGTCCTCCGGGGAAGGAGCCCGGGGTGCCCTTGCTGTGCGCTGCCGGAGCGGGGCTTCGCGGCGGGGGAGGGGAATGTGTGTGGGAGCCCCCGCGGCTGCGCCCGTCGGGAGGGACGGTTAAGGGAGGGAGACAGCCCCGGAGACACGGGGTGCACGGCAGACCCTGCGAAACCCACCTGCTGCGGCGGGAGCCCCACCGGGGCAGCGGAGCGCCAGGCCCGCCGCTTCCCAACCGCCCCCACCGCACGGGAGGGCAGCACGGCAGCCCCCGGGCCAGCTCTCGCACGGACACACAGGCGTGCGCCGGGCCCTGCCCCTCGCTCGCCCCGGTCACTCACCGCGGCCCCGGAGCTCGCCCTCCCTTCGCAGCGCTCGCCGGGGCTTTAAACAGCCCCCCCGAGTTTGTATGCCCAGCCCGGGCTATTAGTGCCTTCCTTGGGCGCGTCCATCTctgccgggggggtggtggggggtacACGTAACATTTACCTGCCTGCCAACGGCGAGGGACTTGGGTCAACCCGCCGCTACCCGCGCCGAAAAATGCCGTGTCTCCTCATTCTGCCCGAGCGCTAAGCGGGGAGAAAGATGAGGTGACGACGGTGAAGGGGATTCGGCAGTCTCCCCCCGCGCTGAATGGGCCCTTCCCGGGGAGGAAGGCCGGGGAAAGGGCTGGGTGGTGTTTACGGAAGAGCCGCGTCGATCCGAGTTGACCACGCCCCTTTCcccgaggcggggcggggcctccGCATTAGCCCCGCCCCGGAGCCGCCTGAGGGGATGGGGCGActccggggcggggaggggggcccAGGGTGCCCGTTCTCGTCAGGAAAAGAGGCTGCGCCTCAGGACGTATTTGCCCGTCTCTGTTCACTGCGCTGCTAAGGAAGCTTTAAATATGCCCCCGCGAGCTATCCTGCCCTGCTTTCT
Above is a window of Larus michahellis chromosome 1, bLarMic1.1, whole genome shotgun sequence DNA encoding:
- the TCP11L2 gene encoding T-complex protein 11-like protein 2 isoform X5; translation: MPLNDDQSSDSDSSRLSESTASSSDSEYSRQSFNSDSSSKPSSPASASPPKVITFDELMAAAKNLTDLTLAHEIAVNANFCIKHEDFPQNSFAGTVKQIVHKAFWDHLESELNEDPPEYEHAIKLFEEIKEILLSFLTPGANRIQNQICEVLDTDLIRQQAEHNAVDIHGLANYIINTMGKLCAPIRDNDIKQLKATDNIVELLRQIFHVLDLMKVDMANYTIQNLRPYLQRNLVDYERTKFQEILEETPSALDLTTEWIKESIEDELSSISDESSSSPGADSSSKRIISPTLVLNNGYLKLLQWDYRKTIPENF